The following coding sequences lie in one Chiroxiphia lanceolata isolate bChiLan1 chromosome 19, bChiLan1.pri, whole genome shotgun sequence genomic window:
- the LOC116796404 gene encoding TBC1 domain family member 24-like isoform X1, producing the protein MPDPQRPAQIPQDILSKPQKELKKLAREGCWATSHALRARLYHQLIQQVSCRLITPDAVVYRDVASRLFGKPGGSSHPLPEFLEGCPMPTYCLNPEGVAALKKILICVGNLFPDITYSPILPSLVALLLHYSEDEAQCFESISRLLASNAPHTSYIDQSFLAHQASCMTFGDLANKHCPAAHKLIASASENVFEVYSEWLSWLFHDLPFAYAVRVLDVFLLEGQKVLYRIALALLRQFRLSGSSAEPEGSDIKADLQAFVQNIAEHVTVDKLLERAFGIRLFSRKEIWLLQMANRKALMERGITMVQSRQPFHLAVDMQNFSSSIVTAQEMRLVWSWIPERFSLFPPLLLFSTSQDGCSLQRFYTCCEGYEPTVLLIRTTEGEVCGAFLSSDWSERKKSGAASAFFGTGECFVFTVRPEAERYEWVFIKQPELAKAVPRSRQRSPSPSPDSRFGSCPGSPSSSSNRLTVPTPPRKGRLSPFLAVRHFLLPSKTASMFMSGSREGIGRSSQEKCGPRLQRREELPLPLIRSGRGDTPGKQGFAN; encoded by the exons ATGCCGGACCCGCAGCGGCCAGCACAGATCCCCCAGGACATCCTGAGCAAGCCCCAGAAGGAGCTGAAGAAGCTGGCGAGGGAAGGCTGCTGGGCCACGAGCCACGCCCTCAGGGCTCGGCTCTACCACCAGCTCATCCAGCAGGTCTCCTGCCGGCTCATCACCCCAGACGCTGTCGTCTACAGGGACGTGGCGAGCCGGCTCTTCGGGAAGCCCGGCGGGAGCTCCCACCCTCTGCCGGAGTTCCTGGAGGGATGCCCCATGCCCACCTACTGCCTCAACCCAGAAGGGGTCGCTGCCCTGAAGAAGATCCTCATCTGTGTTGGCAACCTCTTCCCTGACATAACCTACAGCCCGATCCTGCCCTCCCtggtggctctgctgctgcactaCAGCGAGGACGAAGCTCAGTGCTTCGAGAGCATCTCTCGCCTCCTCGCCAGCAACGCTCCCCACACCAGCTACATCGACCAGTCCTTCCTGGCCCACCAGGCCTCCTGCATGACATTTGGGGACCTGGCCAACAagcactgcccagcagctcACAAACTCATAGCCAGCGCCTCCGAGAACGTCTTTGAGGTCTACTCGGAGTGGTTGTCGTGGCTCTTCCACGACCTGCCCTTCGCTTACGCCGTCCGTGTGCTGGACGTGTTCCTGCTGGAGGGGCAGAAGGTCCTGTACCGCATcgccctggccctgctgaggCAGTTCAGGCTCTCGGGGAGCTCGGCCGAGCCGGAGGGCTCTGACATCAAGGCAGACCTGCAGGCTTTCGTGCAGAACATTGCCGAGCACGTCACTGTCGACAAACTCCTGGAGAGAGCCTTTGGCATCCGGCTGTTCTCCCGCAAGGAAATCTGGCTCCTCCAGATGGCCAACAGGAAGGCGTTAATGGAGAGGGGCATAACCATGGTGCAGAGCAG GCAGCCCTTCCACCTGGCCGTGGACATGCAGAACTTCAGCTCCAGCATCGTCACCGCTCAGGAGATGCGCCTCGTCTGGTCCTGGATCCCCGAGcgcttctccctcttcccccccctgctgctcttctccaCCTCCCAGGATGGGTGCAGCCTGCAGAG GTTTTACACGTGCTGTGAGGGCTACGAACCGACCGTGCTGCTCATCAGAACCACCGAGGGGGAG GTGTGTGGGGCGTTTCTCTCCTCCGACTGGagtgaaaggaagaagagcGGGGCAGCATCGGCCTTTTTTGGGACAGGGGAGTGCTTTGTGTTCACT gtgCGCCCCGAGGCAGAGAGGTACGAGTGGGTGTTCATCAAGCAGCCGGAGCTGGCCAAGGCTGTGCCGCGCTCCCGCCAGCGCTCGCCTTCCCCCTCTCCCGACTCCCGGTTCGGCTCCTGCccgggcagccccagctccagctccaatCGCCTCACCGTGCCCACGCCGCCCAGGAAAGGCCGCCTGTCCCCGTTCCTGGCCGTCAGGcatttcctcctgccttccaaaaCAGCCTCCATGTTCATGTCCGGCTCACGGGAAGGGATC ggaagatcGTCCCAAGAGAAATGTGGACCCCGGCTCCAGCGGAGGGAAGAGCTGCCCCTGCCGCTGATCCGCTCGGGAAGGGGGGATACACCGGGCAAACAGGGGTTTGCTAactaa
- the LOC116796404 gene encoding TBC1 domain family member 24-like isoform X2, which yields MLQVGLNLPGSPGGAAGGFPRAERAGGEDTGTGREELGSSPVTIVVTSEADTWDTDASSCPGCGQFVDWDRMPDPQRPAQIPQDILSKPQKELKKLAREGCWATSHALRARLYHQLIQQVSCRLITPDAVVYRDVASRLFGKPGGSSHPLPEFLEGCPMPTYCLNPEGVAALKKILICVGNLFPDITYSPILPSLVALLLHYSEDEAQCFESISRLLASNAPHTSYIDQSFLAHQASCMTFGDLANKHCPAAHKLIASASENVFEVYSEWLSWLFHDLPFAYAVRVLDVFLLEGQKVLYRIALALLRQFRLSGSSAEPEGSDIKADLQAFVQNIAEHVTVDKLLERAFGIRLFSRKEIWLLQMANRKALMERGITMVQSRQPFHLAVDMQNFSSSIVTAQEMRLVWSWIPERFSLFPPLLLFSTSQDGCSLQRFYTCCEGYEPTVLLIRTTEGEVCGAFLSSDWSERKKSGAASAFFGTGECFVFTVRPEAERYEWVFIKQPELAKAVPRSRQRSPSPSPDSRFGSCPGSPSSSSNRLTVPTPPRKGRLSPFLAVRHFLLPSKTASMFMSGSREGIVIGGGGGQALSLDADLLWGHTGHCETFDNPPLCQEDFKVQLLEVWGFQSA from the exons ATGCTGCAGGTGGGGCTCAACCTGCCCGGCTCCCCCGGGGGGGCGGCCGGGGGCTTCCCCAGGGCCGAGCGGGCCGGGGGCGAGGACACGGGCACCGGGCGAG aggagctgggctCATCCCCAGTCACCATCGTGGTCACATCCGAGGCTGACACCTGGGACACCGACGCCTCCTCCTGCCCGGGCTGTGGACAGTTCGTGGACTGGGACAGGATGCCGGACCCGCAGCGGCCAGCACAGATCCCCCAGGACATCCTGAGCAAGCCCCAGAAGGAGCTGAAGAAGCTGGCGAGGGAAGGCTGCTGGGCCACGAGCCACGCCCTCAGGGCTCGGCTCTACCACCAGCTCATCCAGCAGGTCTCCTGCCGGCTCATCACCCCAGACGCTGTCGTCTACAGGGACGTGGCGAGCCGGCTCTTCGGGAAGCCCGGCGGGAGCTCCCACCCTCTGCCGGAGTTCCTGGAGGGATGCCCCATGCCCACCTACTGCCTCAACCCAGAAGGGGTCGCTGCCCTGAAGAAGATCCTCATCTGTGTTGGCAACCTCTTCCCTGACATAACCTACAGCCCGATCCTGCCCTCCCtggtggctctgctgctgcactaCAGCGAGGACGAAGCTCAGTGCTTCGAGAGCATCTCTCGCCTCCTCGCCAGCAACGCTCCCCACACCAGCTACATCGACCAGTCCTTCCTGGCCCACCAGGCCTCCTGCATGACATTTGGGGACCTGGCCAACAagcactgcccagcagctcACAAACTCATAGCCAGCGCCTCCGAGAACGTCTTTGAGGTCTACTCGGAGTGGTTGTCGTGGCTCTTCCACGACCTGCCCTTCGCTTACGCCGTCCGTGTGCTGGACGTGTTCCTGCTGGAGGGGCAGAAGGTCCTGTACCGCATcgccctggccctgctgaggCAGTTCAGGCTCTCGGGGAGCTCGGCCGAGCCGGAGGGCTCTGACATCAAGGCAGACCTGCAGGCTTTCGTGCAGAACATTGCCGAGCACGTCACTGTCGACAAACTCCTGGAGAGAGCCTTTGGCATCCGGCTGTTCTCCCGCAAGGAAATCTGGCTCCTCCAGATGGCCAACAGGAAGGCGTTAATGGAGAGGGGCATAACCATGGTGCAGAGCAG GCAGCCCTTCCACCTGGCCGTGGACATGCAGAACTTCAGCTCCAGCATCGTCACCGCTCAGGAGATGCGCCTCGTCTGGTCCTGGATCCCCGAGcgcttctccctcttcccccccctgctgctcttctccaCCTCCCAGGATGGGTGCAGCCTGCAGAG GTTTTACACGTGCTGTGAGGGCTACGAACCGACCGTGCTGCTCATCAGAACCACCGAGGGGGAG GTGTGTGGGGCGTTTCTCTCCTCCGACTGGagtgaaaggaagaagagcGGGGCAGCATCGGCCTTTTTTGGGACAGGGGAGTGCTTTGTGTTCACT gtgCGCCCCGAGGCAGAGAGGTACGAGTGGGTGTTCATCAAGCAGCCGGAGCTGGCCAAGGCTGTGCCGCGCTCCCGCCAGCGCTCGCCTTCCCCCTCTCCCGACTCCCGGTTCGGCTCCTGCccgggcagccccagctccagctccaatCGCCTCACCGTGCCCACGCCGCCCAGGAAAGGCCGCCTGTCCCCGTTCCTGGCCGTCAGGcatttcctcctgccttccaaaaCAGCCTCCATGTTCATGTCCGGCTCACGGGAAGGGATCGTTATCG GTGGAGGGGGAGGCCAAGCCCTGTCCCTCGACGCCGACCTGCTCTGGGGGCACACGGGGCACTGCGAGACCTTCGACAACCCCCCGCTCTGCCAGGAGGACTTCAAGGTGCAGCTCTTGGAAGTGTGGGGCTTCCAGAGCGCGTAG